Proteins encoded within one genomic window of Ostrinia nubilalis chromosome 5, ilOstNubi1.1, whole genome shotgun sequence:
- the LOC135072233 gene encoding sugar transporter SWEET1, giving the protein MYLSDLKDLISSLAVITTILQFLSGTLVCKQYVVNKTTAEATPLPFLCGVLSAGFWLLYGLTKHDDKIVLVNAIGVTLMASYTAVFYVFTFKKSSLLKQIFVILSLLLFIIVYAYTEEDSEKLLGRLGLLACSLTLLTIAAPMSKLFYVIKVKSTECLPFPMILMSFFVSFLWFLYGCIQDDTYLVVPNFIGAALAMAQLSLFVMYPNKPQSPILGKSILA; this is encoded by the exons atGTACTTATCAGATTTGAAGGATTTGATTAGTAGTTTAGCCGTAATAACTACAATTTTACAGTTTCTGTCCGGCAC cctTGTATGCAAGCAATATGTGGTGAATAAAACAACAGCCGAGGCAACTCCACTGCCTTTTTTATGTGGTGTCCTATC ggCTGGCTTTTGGCTTTTGTATGGTCTCACAAAACATGACGACAAAATAGTACTAGTCAATGCTATAGGTGTGACTCTCATGGCATCATACACAGCTGTGTTTTATGTTTTCACATTCAAGAAGTCCTCATTATTGaagcaaatatttgtaattcTTAGTCTTTTGCTCTTTATAATAGTTTATGCTTACACAGAAGAGGACAGTGAAAAACTACTTGGTAGattag GTTTATTAGCATGCTCTCTAACGCTGTTAACAATTGCCGCACCGATGAGTAAACTTTTTTACGTCATAAAAGTGAAGAGTACAGAATGCTTGCCATTTCCAATGATACTTATGTCATTTTTCGTATCATTTCTGTGGTTCCTGTATGGTTGTATTCAAGATGACACATATTTGGTG gTGCCGAACTTCATAGGAGCAGCTCTAGCAATGGCTCAACTTTCACTATTTGTGATGTACCCCAATAAACCCCAATCTCCTATTTTGGGTAAAAGCATTTTGGCTTAA